The DNA region CTGATAAATTTATGGCAATGGATAGTGGATTAACGATCGACAAAGTGCAAGGAATTCCAACTAAAGAGCCTGCATTTGGGCTGGATGCCATCTGGATTGAAGCGGCATTAAAAGAAGATGCCATCATTAAAGGTTACACAACGGTTGATCCAGCAACCGTAATTTCAACCCACTTAAGCGAATTAATCAAAAAATATGCCGAAGAGCTTCTTACCCGTCAAGAAGTTCAAAGTCTTATTGATAAATTGCAAAAAGATTATCCTGTGGTGGTCAATGACTGTCTCAAAGTGGCCAATGTTGGGCTTATTCAAAAGGTACTTAAAGCGCTTCTTCATGAGAAGATACCTATTAAAGATCTTCTTACCATTGTTGAGACCATCAGTGATGTCGCCGAAGTGACCAAAAATGTTTCAATCATTGTTGAGCAAGTACGTGCTAAACTTTCTCGTGTTATCACAAAGCAATATAAAGATGACAATGGTGTTTTAAAGCTTCTTACATTTAATGCAGGAACTGAACAAAAGCTTTTGGATGCTCTTAGAGAGCGTGATGGCGTACGTGATCTTGTCCTTAACATTGGTCAAATCAATACACTGGTTAAAGAGTGCAGCGATGAAGCAAGCAAACTACTGCATAAAGGCGTTGCTCCCGTTGTCATTATTGTTGACCCACTGCTTCGAAAGTCACTTTCTGATATTTTCGAAAAATTTGGACTTGATATCGTCGTTCTCTCCCATGCGGAGATTGATTCAAGTTCTAAATTTGAAGTCATGGGTTCTATCGAAATAGAAAAGCTCTAAAACAACCAATACACACATCACTAAGCATTAAGGACTTTTATGAACCACAAAATACATCACCTTTCACACACCGATTTAGATGGCTATGGCTGTCAAATGGTAAGTGCCCATTATTTTAATTCAATCGCTTTTTATAACTCAAACTATGGTAAAGAGATCAATGAATGTTTTAATCAAATCTTAAATAACATTCAAACCTCTCCACTACAAAAACATGTCATTCTTATTACCGACCTTAATCTTACTATGGATCAGGCAAAAGAGTTTGAGTCCAAAGTCAGTATCTGTGATAAAGAGATTATGCTATTTGTTCTGGATCATCACAAAACAGGTCAAGAATGTGCGGATGCTTTTGAATGGTACTTTTTAGATTCTAGCCGTTGTGCAACTAAAATCACTTATGACTTTTTCAGCGCCCTCTACGGTGCAGATGAGAAGCTAAGCAAATTTGTTGATGTCGTCAATGCTGTGGATATTTGGCTTGAAAATGAACCAGAGTTTGAACTAGGAAAAGTATGTATGGGACTCGTTAGTGGCGCTAAAGAGGTGAACAAAGTGATGTTCCCTGAAGAGAATAGCCACTACATCTTTTCACTCCTAACAAAAGCGCAAGAATACTTTACATGTAAAGATGCTCATATTGCCTTAGATGATGCCATTCATAACATTAAAAAGCAGTTTTTTGTAACAACCACGAACAATACGCTCAGCAATTTAGTCTCTGCATACAATGTCATTTTACTCACAAAAAATAGAGAGAGAATGCAAATTATGTATAAAGAAGCCAAGGGAATTTTAACGTACAATATTGGGAATGTTTCTGTTATTGGCAATGACTTTTTAACCGCCAATCCCGATCTTGACTTTTTTATGGATATTACCTCAAAAAAGACCATCAGCCTGCGTTCAAATGGTAAAGTAGATGTCAGTAAAATTGCCGCACAAATCGCTAATGGTGGTGGTCACCACAATGCTAGCGGCGGACTTCTCAGCAATTTTAAAGATGCTTTTATCTATGATACTATCAAATCACAAGTGATGAGCATCATCGCGAATAAAGGATAATCATGGAAGCCAACAAACTCAAACAAGAGCTCGAGCGTGCGGAAATTGAGATCGAGGAGATGTCAATGCAACTGGCTGACATGCTTGGCGCTGCACTCTACTTTGCAGGCGCAAAAAAAGAAGATTTACCCAAAGCCATTGATCTTTACCTTAAAGGACTGGATGAAGTGTTTGAGGATGAAGACGAAGATAGTGAGATGGGTTTTGAAGAAGTTGTTGAAGTCATTGAATATATCAAAGCTAAAAACCCTAAACTTTTTCAACACTAAGCTGTGTAGAGAACTTTTCTCTACACTCTATACCTTTTTTTTAGCGATAAATGTCGCAAAATTCCCCCATTTAAAAATTGTTTCTATCGTTGAAAATCCCGCATTTTTGAGCATAGCTTTGTTTTCTTCTTCCGTATAAGGAATCAGTACATTTTCTAATGCTTCACGTTTTTGAGCAATTTCAAATTCGCTATAACCTTGCTGACGTTTAAAATCATAGTAAAGATCTATCATCTGTTTGTTGAGTTCTTTATCTTCAAATACAATTTTTTCACTAAAAACAAACAGTCCATTGGGATTGAGCGCTTGATAAATTTTAGCCACAAAATCTGCACGTTGAAGTGGACGAATAAACTGAAGCATGTAATTGGCAATAACTGCATCCTTGGAGCCTAAATCAACTTGTGTCATATCTGCTTGTATAAACTCCACTGTTGCCCCATACGCATGCACCTTTTGACGTGCCAAATTGAGCATTGCTTCGGCATTATCAATGCCTAAGAGATGGTAGCTTTTATCGCTTTTTTTATGGAGAGCCAAGAGTGTATTGGCTGTTGAACAGCCAAGATCGACAATCTGTGCTCCCTCCTTTACATGTAAACAAATCGTTTTACATGTAAGATCAACGACCTCTTTATAAAAGGGAATTGAGCGCTCAAGCATATCGTCAAAAACGACGGCAACATCTTCATCAAACTCAAATTGTTTGGTAATTGGTTTGGTAAATACTTTATCCATTACAATCCATATCCATAGCATTAAATTCTTTTAAATTATAACAAAATATTAGTTAGTATTAAGCATTCACTTCTTATACTGTCACTACTTTCGCACAGGTACACCAATGAACAAACAGCTCCAAGAACTTACCGATTTAACGATTAAAGAGATACTTAACCTTGAAATTGTTTTGCCTGAAATTTACCGTGACATTTTTTATACCAAAGCCAAAGAACTTGGTATCAAAGTGAGTGACATTGATAAAGAAGCCGCTTTGATCTACGCTTTGCAAAAAATTCAATATATTCAAAATGAGACTGAACGTTCAACATCAGCGCTCAAAGAAAATGTTGTCAATGCACGTATTGCCATTGAAAATAAAGACAATATGGCATTGCAATTTATTGAAAACAATATGATTGAGTTAGAATTCAAAATTGCTTCCTTGCAAGAGGAGCTTTATGTGGACGAGCTCACACGACTTTACAATCGAAGATGGCTTTTTGAAAAATTCCTCAAAGACGATCACTTTATCAGTAATGGTCTTTTAGCATTTATTGACATCAACGCCTTTAAAGCCGTCAATGACAAATTTGGACATCTTGTGGGTGATAAAGTCTTACATGTCATGGGAAAAGTGCTTAAAAAAGTACACAATACAACTGCTATTCGTTTTGCAGGAGATGAATTTTTGATACTTCACAACAGCGAAAATGAAGAAGAAATACATAAAATTTTACATACTGTCAATCTTAACCTCAAAAAAACACCTTTTAAACACAATCAAGAAATCTTTTATATTGATTTTTCATTTGGTGTTGCACCTTTTAAAGCCAAAGACTCTTTTAAAAGTGTGCTTGAAACAGCTGATCTTAAAATGTACGATTATAAGAAGTCATTTAAGTAAACTTTGCACGTTCCCAGCTGTTTTCTAGCATCTTTGATGTCTTTTTCGATCTGAAGTTTGAGATCAGCAAGCGTATTGAATTTTTGATTATCGCGTAAAAACTCTACAAAAAAGAGTTCAATCGTTCCATGAATTTCCACAAGATTGTGATCTAAGATATGCGTCTCAACCGAAAACTGACTATCCGTACTGGTTCGCACACCAATAAACGAAACGGAATCATAAATGCTCTGGGCGATACGTGTACGTGTTGCGTATACACCTTCATGAGGGATGAGATACTCTAAGACTTTCATATTCAGTGTCGGAACCAGCTCTTTTTTTCCAAGTCCCTGCCCTGTAATCACATCGCCAGAGATAGCATATTCACGCCCTAAAAAGCGGTTCGCTTCTTCTAAACGTCCCTCTTGTAAATAAGTACGGATCAAGCTTGAATGCACCGAAATACCGTGGTAACAAAACTCATCGACAATCACCACTTCGCCATCAAAAAATGTTTTGAGATCTTTTGCGGTGCATGAACGATGTTGTCCAAAGCAAAAATCATAACCGACAACAATCTTTTTAAGATTTTTAAATTCATGCTTTAAGAGCGCTACAAATTCAGCTCCACTGAGATGTTTTACTTTGAGAAAATGAAAAAACATGCACGGATACCCTGCATATTCGCTACGCTTAATCCCCGGTGTTAAATTTGCTTGGTCTTTGTCTATGACAAACAGTGCACCATTTTCACCCAATTGATTAAGAAGCTGCCTATGCCCTACATGAATACCATCAAAACTACCGATGGCAAGGGTGTCAACACTCTCTTTTTTTAAAATAGTAGAACGTCTCAACATTCCCCTCTTTCCCTTTTACAAGTGATTCTCTTTTTTCGATAAGTGTCCACCCAAGGCTCACGGCTTGTGACTCAAATAGATAATGTGCGCGCATAATAGCCGAGCCATCTTTAACGACACCTTTCGTGCTACGTTTGACATCTTTGCCTACTTCAAATTGTGGTTTAAACAAAATAATAATAGCAGAATTTGCTAACGTATCGATTACATCTAAAAGAGCACCGATGCCAATAAATGAGACGTCACAACTAACCATATCATAGGTTCGCTCGGGCTTAAAAAGTCGTATATCACTATTTTCATGCAAAATAATTCGAGAATCGACTTTTAGCGTAGGATGGAGCTGTTCACTGCCTACATCCACAGCGGTCACACTCTTTACCTCTTCTTCAAGCCACACCTGCACAAATCCACCTGTGCTACTGCCAATATCAAGGACATCAGCCCCTTTTACATGTAAATCTAATTCATTGATAAATCCACGCAGTTTAAGCCCCGCACGACTGACATATTGCATCATTTTTGTCACATCAACCGTGTCATTCTCTCCAACTTCTACAGAGCTCTTACGCTCCACTTTGTCATTGAGCCATACACTGCCCTCTTTAATGAGTTCCGCCGCTTTATTGCGACTTTGGGCGAACCCTTTTTCAAACACATAACTATCCAGTCTCATTCCACCATCCCATTGAGTTCACTCTCTGAGAGTGTTTTGACACCAAGTTCTTCTGCTTTAGAGAGCTTACTGCCTGCGTCTTCGCCATAAATGACAAAGTCAGTCTTTTTAGAGACACTTCCACTCACTTTTGCGCCCAATTTCTCAAGCATCACTTTAATCTCATCACGTGGTTTACTCATCGAACCTGTCAAAACCACTGTTTTGCCCGTAAAAGCAGACTCGGTTATTTCAAGTTTTGAGGCGACAGGCTGAATCACGGCCATTAATTCATTGGTTTCGGTGCGGTTCACATGAATAAACTCGACCAAACTCTTCGCCATCTCTTCGCCAAACCCTTCAAGCGCGATGATCTGCTCATAGCTTGCTTCCAACCACTCCAACCCAAAGGCTCGTGCGATCTTTTTAGCCGCCACTTCGCCGATATGCTCAATGCCAAGGGCGTTAATAAACTTCTCTAAACTCACCCCTTTGCTCTGCTCAATCGCCGCTAAAAGATTGTCTGCTTTTTTTGCTTTAAAGCCCTCTAATGCGAGAAGTTGCTCAACCGTTAAAGTGTAAAGATCTTTTACATGTAAAACCAATTTTTGCGCATAAAGTTGCTCAATAATTTTATCGCCAAGCCCGTCAATATTGAGCGCTTTTTTTGATGCAAAGTGAATCATCGCCCCCACAACTCTCGCAACGCACGAGAGATTTTGGCATTTGATGAGTGCGCCATCATCCAAAAGTTCACTGCCACACACAGGACAAGTAAGTGGTCGCTCGACTACTTTTTCGCTTCCATTTCGTCGTTCAATCAGCACTTTAATAATCTTAGGAATCACATCGCCACTTCGGATGATAATGACACTGTCTCCTATGCGCACATCTTTTCGCTCAATCTCATCAAAATTGTGCAGTGTGGCGCGCTCGACGATAACCCCTTCGATATTCACCGCTTCCACTTCCGCTACAGGTGTCACGACACCCGTTCGCCCTACTTGTAGGGTAATATCTTTAAGTCGTGTCACTTTCTCAATCGCAGGAAATTTAAACGCCACCATCCATTTGGGGTACTTTACCGTATAGCCTAGCTCTTCTTGCAAACTTACATCATCAATTTTGACGACCATACCGTCCATCATCATCTCAATCTCATCGCGCTTGGCAATGAGTTCTGCGTAAAGTGCATGCACATCATCCACGCTTTGAGTGACGACGATGCGAGGTGGTTTTAAAAAGCCAAGGCTGTAAACGAAATTCATTTTTTGACTCAAAAAGCTCTGTGTTAAGCTATTGATCCCAATGCCCCATGGGTAAAACATCAGTTTTCGCTTTGCGGTGATGCTCGTATCAAGCTGTCTAAGGCTCCCTGCGGCGGCATTGCGTGGGTTGGCAAACAACGCCTCACCAAGACTTAGACGTTCTTGGTTAAGTCTTTCAAAGTCCGCTTTTTTAATGACCACTTCACCACGAATTTCGATAGGTTCTAGGTAATCAATGCGCAAAGGAATGGAGCCGATGGTTTTAACATTTTCGGTGACATCTTCGCCGATGCTTCCATCGCCTCTGGTGATGGCTTGCTTGAGCACACCATTTTCGTAGATAAGGTTTAGACTTGCCCCATCAAATTTAGGCTCACAGTAGAAAGTAAAACTCTCTTTGACTTTTTTAACACGCTCTATCCATGCATCCAAATCAGCTTCATCAAAGACATCTTCCATGCTCCACATGCGCGCTTTATGTTCTGCTTTATTAAATCCTTCCAATACCATGCCGCCTACTCGTTTAGTAGGACTATTGACATCTGTAAAAAGTGGATTTTCTTGCTCATATTTTAAAATTTCATGATAGAGTGTGTCGTACTCTTCATCACTAGCCAAAGGTGCATCATCAACGTAATACGCCTTTGCCCAAGCATTGGCAAGCTCAATTTTGGCTAAATACTCTTCGTGGCTCATGCGATATAACTGCTATAAATAAGTTTTAGAAGGGTAAGTCCAACCATGATGAGAAAAAAGGTACGGATAAACTTTACCTCTTTTTTAATGACCATATTAGAGCCAATATACGCTCCAATAATCTGTCCAAAGCCCATCATTAAACCGACTAAAATCAGCACATTACCACTCCAGAGAAAGACAGCCAAGGAGACAATATTGCTCGTAAAGTTCATCACCTTTGTTTGTGCAGTTGCTTTTTTAAGATTAAAACCAAGCAGTGTCACAAGAGCAATTGTCCAAAAGGTTCCCGTTCCTGGACCAAAGAAACCATCGTAAAAGCCAAGTCCGATACCAAAGACAAGAAAAAAGAGATGAGAGCCTAGGTACGCATGACGATCATTCTCTCCCATTTTAGGCGATAAAAGTGTATAAATAAAAATACCCACCAGCATAGCAGGAATAATCTTTGCCAAAATGCTTGCATCCATCAATAAAATGGCATACGTTCCAAGAGCAGCACCAATAAACGTGTAAATGACTCCAATAAAGACTTCAGACCATGTAATGAAGCCTTTACGGATAAAATTGATCGAAGCCATACCGCTACCAAAGGTACCTTGAAGTTTGTTGGTCGCTAAAGCAATGTGAGGAGGCAGACCTGAAGCCAAAAGTACAGGAATCGTGATAATACCCCCTCCTCCTGCAATGGCGTCAATAAAACCTGCAATAACACCCGTTGCGAGGAAAATAGCATAATAATAAAACTCAAATTCCATCTTTTTTGATCTCCTCAGTCTGAATGCTTGCTTGTATTGTATCAGGCTCTTCTATCAGCTTGGGTACTGTTTCCATCATTTCAGGGGCATTTACATGTAAAGATGTTTCTTCTTGCTCTTCAGCTTTATGTGAACTCTCTTGCGTACTCTCATTGACATCATTGATTTCACTGCTTGGTAACGTACTGCTCTCTTCTGAGATGACCGGTATTTCATCACTTTGAATGTTGGTTTCTTCAAATTGCGCATAAAGTTCTAGCGCACCTTTGGTTGCAGCGGAAACTTCGTTGTAACTGCCATCACGGATATGTCGCCAAATATCGCGCCTTACCAAACTTAACACATAACGTCTGTCACCTCCGATAACGCGTCCAAGCTCATTACCACCACATTCATGGCATACAAAATAAGTAATTTTATGTTGTAACGTCTCTTCAGAACGACAATTTTCATCATCAACCATCAGCATACTTTGACATTTTGGGCAATAGCACCAAAGTCCAACAACATCACCTTTTTTATACTTCCAACGCCAAAGCACTTTAAATAAAATGAGTTCACGAAATTTAAAATATTTTGGGCGCATTAAATAACGAGCGACAAAAGGAAAGGCAACTAAAATAATACAAATGGTAATGGCACCGCTATTGACAATCCACTGCGGTATGGCGTAAAGTTCACTAATACGTGTTAAAAGGCTCAGTATTTTTTCCAAAAAAGATTCCTAAATAGTTGTTTGATTCAGTGCTTGAAGCACGCTTAGCGCTTGTACATGCGCTTTCACGTCATGGGCACGTATAATACTTGCGCCATGCTCATACGCTTTAAGATGAAGCGCAAGCGTTCCTGGTAAACGCTCATCAATCGGTGTGGGTATGATCTTATCGATCATCGATTTGCGACTCGCTCCCACAAGAAGGGGATAGCCAAAATGTAAAAAGTGTTCATGGTGTTTGAGAAGTTGTAGATTATGTTCTAAGCTTTTTCCAAATCCAATGCCCACATCCAGAACAATCTTCTTAATACCAAATTGCTGTGCTTTTGCAATACGTTCTTCAAAAAAAGCATCGACTTCTAGCATAACATTATCATAGACAGGCTCATGTTGCATACTTTTAGGATCACCTTGCATATGCATTAAAATGACGGTTGCATCGTATTTTGCTGTAACACGAGCAACATCATCATTCGCAAGCGCTGTAATGTCATTAACAATACTAAAACCATGCGTCAAAGCATACTCCAAACACAATGGCGAATAGCTATCAAGTGAAAATTGTGCCTTTTCAAACAGCTTATGCATGAAAATCAGATCAATGATAGGCTTCACGCGCGAAAGCTCTTCTTCATCACTCACACCAAGACTTCCAGGACGGCTTGAAACACCGCCTAAATCAATCATGGTAGCACCCTCTTCTATCATGGTTTCAATATGTTTGAGTGCCGCTTCATCTTTAAAACGACTGCCTTGAAAAAAGCTGTCTTCATTGGTGTTGATGATTCCCATCACTGTAAAATCATCTTTACATGTAAAGATAAATTCACTCAATTTTTGAGCAACCTCTTTTAAGCCAAAAGGTTGCATTTTCTCTTTACGTGCCAACTCTTTGAGCTGTTTATCATTCGCAATTAAAACCGCATCCACCAAAGGGACTTTACATGTAATGGTATCTTTGGGAACGGCAAGATCTGCCCCAATGGACAGCGCATCTTGTTTGAGAATATTGGCAGCAGGTGCTTTTAAATCTTTGATGTAAATAAGATTCAGATGTGTTTTAGGGGTTAAAAGAGCACTCCCTTCATGCGTAACACCAACCATTTGAAACAATGCTTTAGCATCCAACTGGGATGAAAGTTTATACAGTTTCATCGATATTTTCTCAGCATGATTGAAAGCAAAAGTGAAGTTAAAATTGTTTGTCCTCGTGTATTGAGCTCAACAAGATGCAAAAGCTTTTGAAAATGTTCCAATTCTTTTTCGCTAAATCGCAAATGGTGCTCGTTGATCGCTTCAAATACAATCGCTTGCACCAAATCTTTCAAAAAGTTTTTCTCTGCATTTTGGTGTTTCTGAATAAAAGGATAGATATCACCAAGATCAAGTTGTTTCAGGTTGAGTCCACTATGCGTTATCTCTTGTTCAATCACAAGCTCTTTTTGAAGTAAACGTGAACGAATCGTTGGTAAAAACGCTGTTTTAGAAGGAGCCACTACGATAAAAATAATGTGGCGAGGAGGCTCTTCCAAAATTTTAAGCAGTGCATTTTGTGCTTCTACGCGATACCCTTTTGCCACTAAAATAAGATATTTGTTAGCAGATTCTGCGATATACGCTTCTTTGATGACTTCTTTGGCATCATCAATCAAAAACTCATCTTTACAAAAGAAGAGATGGCGCTCTTTGGCGTATTGTTCTTGCAAACTCTCTTTTGCTTTTTCCACATTTTTACAGATTAAAATATGGCTTAAGACCCCTTCGTCACTCATTTTCAAAGGTAACCTCGGCAAAAAGCACGGCATCGATACTTTTATCGAGAAGTCTAAAAAGCTGAATTAATTTGATATCCAAACTATCATCATCACTTAAAAGATAAAAGCTATTTTGGACATGTTCATCCATAATCCAAAGGAAGCTATCGTCTTTACGTTTGGCAATTTGCATCTTGATGTCACTGTTTTTACCTACATAAAAGAAGGTATATCCACTCGGAAAGGCTTGGGAAAGCATATTTTCTAAAAGTTCAATATCTTCTTTGGTTTTGACTTGATATAAATTGGGATAGAGCGTCTGCAGCGATAAAAATGGCAGAAGTGGTCTATTTTTTCGATGATTGTTGATGGCTCGCAACATATAGTGACAAAACCATGCCCGATCATCATCGGTAATCACGATAAAGGTATGGCCATCAAGAAGATTTTTAAGCATGGAAGCAGCAAGAGGAACCCATTCGAACCTCTTCTCTTCCATCCAACTCATCGAAGAGCCATCTTTGCGTATCTCTTCAAGTGTCCATTTTAAAAATTGTTGCATAAATTATTTATCCAATTGGTATGCGCTGTGCAATGCACGTACGGCTAATTCACCGTATTTTGCTTGAATAACCATAGAAATCTTAATTTCACTGGTACTGATCATCTCAATATTGATACCCTCTTTTGCCATCACATCAAATGCTTTACAGGCAACGCCACTGTGTGATTTCATACCCACGCCTACAATAGAAACTTTAACAATTTCACTATCGTATTCCATGACATCACTGGCTCTAAGCTCGCTCATAGCAGCTTTTGTTATATCAAGCTCATTTTGAGGAACCGTAAAACCGAGATTGGTGGTACCATCATGTCCCACATTTTGGATAATCATATCAACGTTAACGTTACAATCAGAAAGTTTTTTGAAAATTTCAGCTGCAATACCAGGTTTGTCCGTAACACCACGAAGAGTGACTCTAGCTTGATTTTTATCGAGTGCAATACCGCTAACTAATGGTTGTTCCATACTATTATCTTCCTTTGTAATAAGTGTTCCTTCATGGTTGTTAAAACTACTGCGTGTTACAAGATTGACATTCAATTTTTTAGCCATCTCAACCGAGCGGCTTTGAAGCACTTTCGCTCCAAGACTTGCAAGTTCTAACATCTCATCGTAACTGATTTTATCCAGTTTTTTTGCTTTAGGTTCAATGCGAGGATCGGTGGTATAAACACCATCAACATCGGTGTAAATTTCACAAAGATCCGCCTCAAGTGCACCCGCAATAGCCACAGCAGAAAGGTCACTGCCTCCACGTCCCAAGGTTGAAACCTCACCCGCTTCCGTGACACCTTGAAAACCAGCCACCACGACAATTTTACCTGCTTTGAGTTCTTCTTGCATTTTGCTTGTATCAATGTATTCAATGTGTGCTTTGGTATGGATTTCATCGGTTACAATGCCAGCGCGTCTACCACTCATCGAAACGGCAGCATAACCTTCTGCTTCAAGGGCAATAGCAAGAAGCGCACTCGTTACGCGCTCTCCAGAGCTGAGTAACATATCGACTTCACGATGGTTAGGCGTTTTACTAAAATAGCCCGCATAGTCTAATAGCTTATTGGTTTCACCACTCATCGCCGAAACGACAACGAC from Sulfurospirillum diekertiae includes:
- a CDS encoding aspartate kinase; protein product: MLIVQKYGGTSVGNVERIEAVAKRVIESKQAGHDLVVVVSAMSGETNKLLDYAGYFSKTPNHREVDMLLSSGERVTSALLAIALEAEGYAAVSMSGRRAGIVTDEIHTKAHIEYIDTSKMQEELKAGKIVVVAGFQGVTEAGEVSTLGRGGSDLSAVAIAGALEADLCEIYTDVDGVYTTDPRIEPKAKKLDKISYDEMLELASLGAKVLQSRSVEMAKKLNVNLVTRSSFNNHEGTLITKEDNSMEQPLVSGIALDKNQARVTLRGVTDKPGIAAEIFKKLSDCNVNVDMIIQNVGHDGTTNLGFTVPQNELDITKAAMSELRASDVMEYDSEIVKVSIVGVGMKSHSGVACKAFDVMAKEGINIEMISTSEIKISMVIQAKYGELAVRALHSAYQLDK